The Watersipora subatra chromosome 1, tzWatSuba1.1, whole genome shotgun sequence genome has a window encoding:
- the LOC137391596 gene encoding general transcription factor II-I repeat domain-containing protein 2-like, with protein MVKRKIDNRTFQDRWEANYLFTTIKDKPVCLVCGASVAVIKEYNIRRHYETKHYEKYKDLDLKQKLQKVEEMKRSLACRQTLFTKAKSKSEAAVKASFIVAAEIAKSARPFSEGEFVKKCMVKVCDIVCPDKKQEFLNVSLSRNTVAERVCELSTNLHEQLIKKGKDFIAYSLAVDESSDTSDTAQLSIFIRGVDSSLCVTEELLGLKSIHGTTTGKDIFEEVSKCMTEMSLPWDKLVGLTTDGAPAMCCQKSGLVGRIQEKMREENAGKLTVYHCIIHQEALCGKALQMEHVMSSIKGVVNFIRAKGLNHRQFKSFLEELDSEYRDVPYHTEVRWLSRGKVLNRCFELREEICRFMENKGKDTTELRDEKFLCELAFLSDIVSHLNVLNLQLQGRGHVITDMYAAVRAFKTKLHLWKTQMVQGNFGHFPCCQTMAAEISPAVLPSAQFAEKTNALSAEFSRRFADFEAQKGRFELLSNPFAIDVESAPTSLQMELIELQCNDMLKSKYDSVGAAQFPCFLPDTMPQLRTQVAQMLSMFGSTYLCEQLFSMMKVNKTPHRSRLTDEHLHSVLRLSSAQSLTPDFDELASKKRCQVSGLDQCVE; from the coding sequence ATGGTCAAACGAAAGATAGACAACAGGACCTTCCAAGACAGGTGGGAGGCAAATTATTTGTTCACGACTATAAAGGACAAACCTGTTTGTCTTGTGTGCGGAGCTAGCGTGGCTGTAATAAAAGAATATAACATAAGAAGACACTATGAAACGAAACATTATGAAAAGTACAAGGACCTGGACCTAAAGCAGAAGCTGCAAAAGGTGGAGGAGATGAAAAGAAGTCTGGCTTGCAGGCAGACCTTGTTCACGAAAGCAAAATCAAAAAGTGAAGCTGCTGTAAAGGCCAGCTTTATTGTGGCAGCAGAGATCGCAAAATCAGCCCGGCCCTTCAGTGAGGGAGAGTTTGTCAAAAAGTGCATGGTCAAAGTTTGCGACATCGTGTGCCCAGATAAGAAGCAAGAATTTTTAAACGTGAGCCTGAGCAGAAATACCGTGGCTGAGCGCGTGTGTGAGCTTTCCACTAATCTACATGAACAACTAATAAAAAAGGGAAAAGATTTTATTGCATACTCCCTTGCTGTGGATGAGAGCAGCGACACGTCTGATACTGCCCAGCTGTCAATCTTCATCCGTGGAGTAGACTCGAGCCTGTGCGTCACAGAGGAACTTTTaggattaaaatcaatacatGGAACGACCACAGGAAAAGATATCTTTGAAGAAGTATCCAAATGTATGACTGAAATGAGCCTGCCTTGGGATAAACTTGTGGGACTGACAACAGATGGTGCGCCCGCAATGTGCTGTCAAAAGAGTGGATTGGTCGGCAGGATTCAGGAGAAGATGCGGGAAGAAAATGCAGGTAAGCTTACAGTTTATCACTGTATCATTCATCAGGAAGCGCTCTGTGGCAAAGCTCTGCAAATGGAACATGTTATGAGCTCTATAAAAGGAGTGGTCAACTTCATAAGAGCCAAGGGTTTGAATCACCGGCAGTTCAAGTCTTTTCTGGAGGAGTTGGATTCAGAATACAGAGATGTGCCTTATCACACAGAGGTGAGATGGCTAAGCAGAGGGAAAGTACTGAACAGATGTTTTGAGCTGCGTGAGGAAATCTGTCGGTTTATGGAGAACAAAGGGAAGGACACAACAGAGCTGAGAGATGAAAAGTTTCTGTGTGAGCTGGCATTTCTCTCTGACATTGTGAGCCATCTCAATGTGCTTAACCTGCAGCTTCAGGGACGGGGCCACGTCATCACAGACATGTACGCAGCTGTGAGGGCCTTCAAAACTAAGTTGCATCTGTGGAAGACACAGATGGTGCAAGGAAACTTTGGTCATTTTCCGTGCTGCCAAACCATGGCAGCGGAAATTTCTCCTGCCGTGCTGCCTAGCGCACAGTTCGCTGAAAAAACCAACGCGCTCAGCGCCGAGTTTTCCCGGCGATTTGCCGACTTCGAGGCTCAGAAAGGGAGATTTGAACTGCTCAGTAACCCGTTTGCGATCGATGTGGAAAGCGCACCAACCAGCCTCCAAATGGAGCTAATTGAACTCCAATGTAATGACATGCTCAAATCAAAATATGACTCTGTTGGTGCTGCGCAGTTTCCATGTTTCCTCCCCGACACAATGCCTCAATTACGCACCCAAGTTGCTCAGATGCTCTCAATGTTCGGCAGCACATATCTATGTGAGCAACTGTTCTCTATGATGAAGGTGAACAAAACACCTCACAGAAGTCGACTCACTGATGAGCACCTTCACTCCGTCCTGAGGCTTTCCTCAGCTCAGAGCCTGACTCCAGACTTTGACGAACTTGCATCTAAGAAAAGATGCCAGGTATCTGGCTTAGACCAATGTGTAGAGTAA